A single window of Leclercia adecarboxylata DNA harbors:
- a CDS encoding DUF6246 family protein, whose protein sequence is MTALIDIGEFSVSDGREGGKDYLLRPSLMAMTRIGTPAEIVQAYATVHGSDVAAVIQFCTDTLGRFPDWLSPSMNRIAERLLSLSMHIMQACCDDDLTPMIGEWKGWSRYVVYRPGQMPRNDIIVLAQHLMQHGVVGKASVRRLQRHESGETTNEFKAFDYISAARSHFGMSRDEAAALTMTEFQLMLAQKYPDQKGFTREEYDAVADDYLAKQAARRARERARQT, encoded by the coding sequence ATGACAGCATTAATCGACATTGGCGAATTTTCTGTCAGTGATGGCCGTGAAGGCGGAAAAGACTACCTGCTGCGACCATCCCTGATGGCTATGACGCGTATCGGCACTCCAGCGGAGATTGTTCAGGCTTATGCCACGGTGCACGGTAGCGATGTTGCTGCCGTCATCCAGTTCTGTACTGATACGCTTGGTCGCTTTCCGGACTGGCTTTCGCCTTCGATGAATCGCATCGCAGAGCGACTGCTATCCCTGAGCATGCATATCATGCAGGCCTGCTGCGATGACGATCTCACCCCGATGATAGGTGAGTGGAAAGGGTGGAGCCGGTATGTTGTTTACCGGCCCGGGCAGATGCCGAGAAACGACATCATCGTGCTGGCTCAGCACCTCATGCAGCATGGCGTTGTAGGTAAGGCCAGTGTGCGCCGCCTGCAGCGGCATGAGTCAGGCGAAACGACGAATGAGTTTAAGGCCTTCGACTACATCAGCGCGGCGCGTAGCCACTTCGGCATGAGTCGGGATGAAGCGGCGGCGCTGACCATGACCGAGTTTCAGCTGATGCTGGCGCAGAAATACCCTGATCAGAAGGGCTTCACCCGCGAAGAGTATGACGCGGTTGCTGATGACTACCTGGCGAAGCAGGCGGCGCGCCGGGCGCGAGAACGGGCAAGGCAGACGTAG
- a CDS encoding phage tail tube protein, translating to MANCPNSNERLFGGAVVLEVSDGCQDAKPLEADWLALAAGTNKGFDFNPNAVTSDADDGGGYVESIITNSDFTISFEGEVRKKDKLDQYGIGKFITNFAAELAARRQPGIWVRMPYGPVTFIGYMVVTALSSDGGTNDIVTFSTEFKVGDASTIEVIDNSAASALVFVADLPSTKTAAVGDDFQLGVQVSGGVAPYKYDWYKNGIHTGLSTSTTAIDFDNATTADNGVRQVKVTDYNGNTITSTPNTLTVS from the coding sequence ATGGCTAATTGCCCTAATTCGAACGAACGCCTGTTCGGTGGTGCTGTCGTGCTGGAAGTAAGTGATGGCTGCCAGGATGCAAAGCCGCTGGAAGCTGACTGGCTAGCGCTGGCGGCTGGCACCAATAAAGGCTTCGACTTCAACCCTAACGCCGTTACCTCTGATGCTGATGACGGTGGCGGTTATGTTGAATCCATCATCACCAACAGCGATTTCACCATCAGTTTTGAAGGTGAGGTGCGCAAAAAGGATAAGTTGGATCAGTACGGTATTGGCAAGTTCATCACTAACTTTGCTGCAGAATTGGCGGCCCGTCGTCAGCCTGGTATTTGGGTTCGCATGCCATACGGTCCGGTAACGTTTATCGGCTACATGGTAGTAACGGCACTGAGTTCTGATGGCGGTACTAACGACATTGTCACGTTCTCCACTGAGTTCAAGGTAGGTGATGCGAGCACCATTGAGGTTATCGACAACTCCGCAGCTAGTGCCCTGGTGTTTGTGGCTGATCTGCCATCGACCAAGACGGCTGCCGTGGGTGATGACTTCCAGCTCGGTGTGCAGGTTAGCGGTGGCGTAGCCCCTTACAAATACGACTGGTACAAAAACGGCATCCATACCGGATTATCTACCAGTACCACCGCCATCGACTTCGATAACGCAACCACAGCAGATAACGGCGTGCGTCAGGTGAAAGTGACCGACTACAACGGCAACACAATCACCTCAACGCCTAACACCCTCACCGTCAGCTAA
- a CDS encoding HK97 gp10 family phage protein, producing MGIKVKGISQAKKHLNDVINDVQGRKAVRAIQSALILIGARATYYTPIDTSTLVNSQFREIDAGGVIITGRVGYSANYAAYVHEASGKLKGQPRAHFGTTRAGQEFGGGTGTGNYWDPHGEPQFLTKGANEERDAIDAVMRKELSL from the coding sequence ATGGGCATCAAAGTGAAGGGCATCAGCCAGGCGAAAAAGCATCTCAACGACGTCATCAACGACGTTCAGGGTCGGAAAGCTGTCCGCGCCATCCAGTCAGCGCTGATTCTTATTGGTGCCCGGGCTACGTATTACACCCCCATCGATACCTCTACGCTGGTGAACAGCCAGTTCCGGGAAATTGATGCGGGTGGCGTGATTATTACCGGACGCGTCGGCTATTCGGCCAACTATGCGGCGTATGTCCACGAGGCGTCCGGCAAGTTGAAAGGCCAGCCGCGAGCGCACTTCGGTACCACACGAGCAGGGCAGGAGTTTGGCGGCGGTACCGGGACGGGCAACTATTGGGATCCTCACGGTGAACCTCAGTTCCTGACCAAAGGAGCAAACGAAGAGCGCGATGCTATCGATGCAGTGATGCGCAAGGAGCTTTCGCTATGA
- a CDS encoding 50S ribosomal protein L13, whose product MTRTSVKQGLPRPFVRVWVLTDTGRETTGYVKSDGEWFINCPRIRATGAKVLRWKE is encoded by the coding sequence ATGACGAGGACATCTGTTAAGCAGGGCCTGCCCCGGCCATTCGTTCGAGTCTGGGTGCTGACCGATACCGGACGGGAGACCACCGGCTACGTTAAATCGGACGGCGAGTGGTTCATCAACTGCCCGCGCATCCGGGCGACTGGCGCGAAGGTGCTGAGGTGGAAAGAATGA
- a CDS encoding major capsid protein, protein MSMIVFNKKLVTEHNQIKQAWNQLLMQREAFNINQNTITAQYNGALEVNQAALISKDYWREVDNITTRVFRNDEGNGLLDDLLGLGTPISIGKTAALYRVSSDAGKVHRTLTGHVPEELDKVIYDEAGDPIPIFNTGYSREWREWNGMQSENLDAMADDQEAHVAAIREDMADYMLSGDAKVKVKGYVGAGITNHANTNQVDLSASGLNIDLTTANPDEMVAFFTGPFAKLLDDNYVQEKVKVWVSPDIMRNMSKPYSSAAGFKEGTVLEYILRYGRIESVNQTFKLTGNHFIAYVRNSQYIKTRIAAPVGTFMIPRQNPFDNYNTLVWSAVGLQIKRDFNGRSKVFNAQG, encoded by the coding sequence ATGAGCATGATCGTTTTCAACAAAAAGCTGGTTACTGAACATAACCAGATTAAGCAGGCGTGGAATCAGCTGCTGATGCAGCGTGAAGCGTTCAACATCAACCAGAACACCATCACCGCCCAGTACAACGGCGCGCTGGAAGTTAACCAGGCAGCGCTGATCTCTAAAGACTACTGGCGCGAAGTGGACAACATCACCACTCGTGTTTTCCGCAATGACGAAGGTAACGGGCTGCTGGATGACCTCCTGGGGCTCGGCACGCCGATATCTATCGGAAAAACCGCCGCTCTGTACCGCGTTTCCAGCGACGCCGGAAAGGTACATCGCACCCTGACTGGCCATGTTCCGGAAGAGCTGGATAAAGTCATCTACGACGAAGCAGGCGACCCGATCCCAATCTTCAATACCGGCTACAGCCGTGAATGGCGTGAATGGAACGGCATGCAGTCGGAAAACCTCGACGCGATGGCCGACGACCAGGAAGCGCACGTTGCGGCTATCCGCGAAGACATGGCTGACTACATGCTGTCTGGTGACGCGAAGGTGAAGGTGAAAGGCTACGTCGGCGCAGGTATCACCAACCACGCCAACACCAATCAGGTGGATCTGAGCGCGTCCGGTCTGAATATCGACCTGACCACCGCCAACCCTGACGAGATGGTCGCGTTCTTCACCGGTCCGTTCGCGAAGCTTCTGGACGATAACTACGTGCAGGAGAAGGTGAAGGTGTGGGTGTCGCCAGACATCATGCGCAACATGAGCAAACCGTATTCCTCTGCTGCCGGCTTCAAAGAAGGCACCGTGCTTGAGTACATCCTGCGCTACGGTCGCATCGAGTCTGTAAACCAGACCTTTAAGCTGACCGGCAACCACTTCATCGCGTACGTGCGCAATTCGCAGTACATCAAGACGCGCATCGCCGCGCCGGTGGGCACCTTCATGATCCCGCGCCAGAATCCGTTCGACAACTACAACACTCTGGTATGGAGTGCGGTAGGTCTGCAGATCAAACGCGATTTCAACGGTCGCTCAAAAGTGTTCAACGCACAGGGTTAA